A window of Reinekea marina contains these coding sequences:
- the epmA gene encoding EF-P lysine aminoacylase EpmA codes for MFEVSMNWQPSASLNALRHRAEVFSHIRSYFKDQNVLEVDTPALSRSTGTDVHLSQFITQEGYALHTSPEFPMKRLLAAGSGDIYQLAHVFRQDETGQRHNPEFMMLEWYRTGWDEWELMSDVVNLIDGLTPGTNLEVIHTSYEQAFLDAKLPNPFSSSLKELQLAAARSLQSDADQWQRDDCLDALMALVVEPNLPKERLCFIHSYPQSQAALAAYGLFNDQAIARRFELYWQGMELANGYFELTDSIEQKRRFEAESVQRQQLGLAAPKIDEAFLAALEQGMPSCSGVALGVDRLLMILGQYSSISEVLPFEFGRA; via the coding sequence TTGTTTGAGGTTTCTATGAATTGGCAACCAAGTGCCTCCCTAAATGCACTGCGGCATCGTGCCGAAGTGTTTTCTCATATTCGTAGTTATTTTAAAGATCAAAACGTATTAGAAGTTGATACGCCCGCCTTATCTCGGTCGACCGGCACGGATGTGCATCTAAGCCAATTCATAACCCAAGAAGGTTATGCACTTCATACATCGCCTGAATTCCCAATGAAACGTTTACTGGCTGCCGGTTCTGGTGATATTTACCAGCTTGCACATGTTTTTCGACAAGATGAAACGGGCCAACGTCATAATCCAGAATTTATGATGCTTGAATGGTACCGAACAGGCTGGGATGAATGGGAACTCATGAGCGATGTGGTTAACCTCATTGACGGCTTAACACCCGGTACAAACCTTGAGGTGATTCATACTAGCTATGAACAAGCCTTTCTAGACGCGAAACTACCCAATCCTTTTTCCAGTTCATTGAAAGAGCTCCAATTGGCGGCTGCACGCTCGCTTCAATCAGACGCAGATCAATGGCAGCGGGATGATTGTTTAGATGCCCTTATGGCGTTAGTCGTTGAGCCAAACCTGCCTAAAGAAAGACTTTGCTTTATTCATAGCTATCCTCAAAGCCAGGCTGCGCTCGCTGCCTATGGGCTGTTTAACGATCAGGCTATTGCGCGCCGATTTGAGCTTTATTGGCAAGGAATGGAGTTGGCAAATGGGTACTTTGAATTAACAGATTCGATCGAGCAAAAGAGGCGTTTTGAAGCTGAATCTGTTCAAAGACAGCAGCTTGGCTTGGCGGCACCTAAAATTGACGAAGCATTTTTGGCGGCATTGGAGCAGGGCATGCCCAGCTGTTCTGGTGTGGCGTTGGGGGTGGATCGGTTGCTGATGATCTTGGGGCAGTACTCATCAATAAGTGAGGTACTGCCTTTTGAGTTTGGCCGTGCTTAA
- a CDS encoding HD domain-containing phosphohydrolase produces the protein MTMTDMFVAEETPKFQSNWDLSRSGDLLVRLSKEHNLTDLMHLILTEARLLTGAEGGTFYRISGEDEQALLNFEVIQNAALGIDVIDASKTEKWVPIPLYREGQPNKANVATFVALTKEPVIIDDAYETSSFDFSGTRVFDESHRYRSKSIMAIPLLNHDNNVIGVLQLLNARNPAGHLESFSTESRDTVAAMAKFAAITLDNHLLVDSHKNLLDAFIKALAQIIDVRSPHTSAHCQRIPVLTELIAKAACDDKDGYFKDFDLDEDGWYELSVAAWMHDCGKLATSENVLNKGTKLERLHDGMESVRTRFAALCHFSSNEQEKAQHRDDLLFLEKVNKGGEFMSEEDKARVSAIGQQTWPDAFGEQQPLLTEQEIYNLCVTRGTINDEERAHINRHIDITIEVLESLPFPPKLKRVPEYAGGHHERMDGKGYPRGLTREQMSIPARIMGIADIFEALTAKERPYKPPMPLSQAFSILKKMVKDQHVDPDVFELFLKSGVWKSYAQEHMLPAQIDVNDPSEFLK, from the coding sequence ATGACCATGACTGATATGTTTGTTGCCGAAGAAACACCAAAATTCCAATCAAATTGGGACTTGAGCCGATCCGGAGATTTATTAGTCCGCCTTTCAAAAGAGCATAATCTGACCGACCTTATGCACCTTATTTTAACGGAAGCTAGGCTGCTCACTGGCGCTGAAGGCGGTACTTTTTATCGAATCAGCGGTGAAGATGAGCAGGCACTGCTGAACTTTGAAGTGATACAAAACGCGGCGCTAGGCATTGATGTTATAGATGCCAGCAAGACTGAGAAATGGGTGCCTATCCCTCTTTACCGCGAAGGGCAACCAAATAAAGCCAACGTAGCCACATTTGTAGCCTTAACGAAAGAACCCGTCATCATTGACGACGCTTACGAGACCAGTAGCTTCGATTTTTCTGGCACTCGAGTGTTCGATGAGTCCCATCGATACCGTTCAAAATCGATCATGGCCATTCCACTCCTAAATCACGATAATAACGTAATCGGCGTACTGCAATTACTCAATGCTCGTAACCCTGCAGGCCACCTAGAAAGCTTCAGCACAGAAAGCCGAGACACCGTCGCGGCTATGGCTAAGTTTGCCGCCATTACGCTAGACAATCACCTTCTGGTGGATAGCCATAAAAACCTGCTCGATGCTTTCATTAAAGCCTTGGCACAAATTATTGATGTGCGTTCGCCACATACTTCAGCGCACTGCCAACGCATTCCAGTATTAACAGAGCTTATCGCCAAAGCAGCATGCGACGATAAAGACGGATATTTTAAAGATTTTGATCTAGATGAAGACGGTTGGTATGAACTTTCTGTGGCCGCTTGGATGCACGATTGTGGAAAATTAGCGACGTCAGAAAACGTACTGAATAAAGGAACAAAGTTAGAGCGATTACACGATGGTATGGAATCGGTAAGAACCCGTTTTGCGGCACTATGCCACTTTAGCTCTAACGAACAAGAAAAAGCACAGCACCGAGATGATCTACTTTTCTTAGAGAAAGTAAATAAAGGTGGCGAGTTTATGTCTGAGGAAGACAAAGCTCGCGTTAGCGCCATTGGCCAGCAAACTTGGCCCGATGCCTTTGGCGAACAGCAGCCATTATTAACAGAACAAGAAATCTACAACTTGTGTGTGACACGCGGCACCATTAACGATGAAGAGCGGGCACACATTAACCGACATATAGATATAACCATTGAAGTGCTAGAAAGCCTGCCGTTTCCGCCAAAATTAAAGCGTGTTCCTGAATATGCCGGCGGTCACCACGAAAGAATGGACGGTAAAGGATACCCACGTGGCTTAACCCGTGAGCAAATGTCTATTCCTGCTCGCATTATGGGCATTGCCGACATATTCGAAGCTTTAACCGCAAAAGAAAGACCTTATAAGCCCCCAATGCCGTTAAGCCAAGCCTTCTCAATTTTGAAAAAAATGGTCAAAGACCAACACGTTGACCCAGATGTGTTCGAGCTGTTTCTAAAAAGTGGCGTTTGGAAGAGCTATGCACAAGAACATATGTTGCCAGCTCAAATTGATGTAAACGACCCATCAGAATTCCTAAAGTAG
- a CDS encoding 1-acyl-sn-glycerol-3-phosphate acyltransferase, whose translation MPHKKDNRNAVMQGDTLNDIIIFTLFFALLVSCSALLPKNKWAILLKLYYRRFRTVRSMKPSNMATLVVANHPNAFIDPFAIEAALNVKLTRTVRADWTKHWLVRWFTQAVGAVPLASKASNKAAFTALTQTLNAGKAVILFPEGESHNRRTLKPFKKGAAYLAKQYIESTGHPIRVVKVALYYEDKSKLNTNVWVDVVGESIYTDANFNVCQETKQWREEINTALPSFKNTKEKQYHNWLLRTLYSINPKALTGLKVPQSDHSKSQITLLHHWLDKAPINLSTLNMTKRSNWRYIVDSTTQLAILGLGLPLFLLGFVLNSAAIFIHYGLVKWQSHAEDKWASNAFVLGLVVYPVFWLGLLIATNPGVLITTVITGLYANFYAQTSTSRLRDLRTYFGCLFQPQSCADIRNTAKVSLNLHSIGTVKTES comes from the coding sequence TTGCCTCATAAAAAGGATAACAGGAATGCAGTTATGCAAGGCGACACTCTCAACGATATAATCATTTTCACGCTATTTTTCGCGTTACTGGTTTCGTGCTCCGCTTTATTACCTAAAAATAAATGGGCGATACTTTTAAAGTTGTATTACCGACGTTTTCGAACGGTTCGTTCAATGAAACCTTCAAACATGGCAACCTTGGTGGTCGCAAATCACCCCAATGCTTTCATAGACCCCTTTGCTATTGAAGCCGCACTGAATGTGAAACTCACACGCACCGTTCGCGCTGATTGGACAAAACATTGGCTGGTTCGTTGGTTTACGCAAGCGGTGGGAGCAGTCCCTTTGGCGAGTAAAGCCAGTAACAAGGCTGCTTTTACGGCTTTGACCCAAACTTTGAACGCTGGAAAAGCGGTGATTCTATTCCCTGAAGGTGAGTCTCATAACCGCCGAACCTTAAAGCCTTTTAAAAAAGGAGCGGCCTATTTAGCTAAACAGTACATCGAAAGCACTGGACACCCTATTCGGGTAGTTAAGGTAGCTTTGTACTATGAAGATAAGTCTAAACTAAATACCAATGTTTGGGTTGATGTAGTTGGTGAATCAATTTATACCGATGCCAATTTTAATGTTTGCCAAGAAACCAAACAATGGCGTGAAGAAATCAACACAGCATTACCAAGCTTTAAAAACACTAAAGAAAAGCAATACCACAACTGGCTATTGCGCACACTTTACAGCATAAATCCTAAGGCACTCACTGGGCTAAAGGTTCCTCAAAGCGACCACTCAAAAAGCCAGATAACACTGCTACATCATTGGCTAGACAAAGCGCCTATCAATTTAAGCACGTTGAATATGACAAAACGATCAAACTGGCGTTATATAGTGGATTCCACAACACAACTTGCCATATTAGGGCTGGGCTTACCTTTGTTTTTATTAGGTTTCGTTTTAAATAGCGCGGCAATTTTCATACATTACGGACTGGTTAAGTGGCAATCTCACGCGGAAGACAAGTGGGCTAGCAACGCCTTCGTCTTAGGTTTAGTGGTTTACCCTGTTTTTTGGCTTGGTTTACTCATAGCAACAAACCCAGGAGTCTTGATCACTACCGTAATCACAGGACTGTACGCTAATTTTTATGCCCAAACGAGCACCTCTAGATTAAGGGATTTACGGACCTACTTTGGGTGCTTGTTTCAGCCCCAATCCTGTGCGGACATTCGAAATACAGCCAAAGTCAGCTTAAATTTACACTCAATTGGCACGGTGAAAACTGAGTCTTGA
- the epmB gene encoding EF-P beta-lysylation protein EpmB: MIPVFEDTLQPNTLKATKIESDHWQVQLAGAFKSAPDLLTYLNIAPTEANLLLDDDATGFAFKVPLAFAQLMKKGDPSDPLLLQVITRSQELNTISGYSNDPLQEADYNPVPGLIHKYANRALLIAHQSCAVHCRYCFRRHFPYSEQQLKPAQLSAALNYIKQRPEINEIILSGGDPLSLSDAKLEQLINNLNNIETLTTIRIHTRTPVVLPDRICSELLETIERSNKKIVFVLHINHPNEIGKRLADKLTQLKNVGVTLLNQTVLLKEINDSADTLKNLSQKLWDTGVLPYYLHLLDPVQGAAHFNVSESDAIEIWQALQAGVSGYLLPRLVREIPNRPSKTWLNNSQEG; encoded by the coding sequence ATGATACCTGTTTTCGAAGACACTTTGCAGCCTAATACTCTAAAAGCCACTAAAATTGAAAGTGACCATTGGCAAGTGCAATTGGCTGGTGCCTTTAAATCTGCCCCGGATTTACTGACCTATTTAAACATTGCTCCCACCGAGGCAAATCTCCTGCTTGATGATGACGCGACAGGTTTCGCATTTAAAGTGCCGCTCGCGTTTGCGCAACTCATGAAAAAAGGAGACCCAAGCGACCCTCTGCTTCTTCAAGTCATCACCCGCTCACAAGAACTCAACACAATTTCTGGTTATTCAAACGACCCTTTACAAGAAGCCGATTACAATCCAGTGCCTGGGCTGATTCACAAGTATGCCAACAGAGCATTGCTGATAGCTCACCAAAGCTGCGCCGTTCACTGTCGTTACTGCTTTCGCCGCCACTTCCCTTATAGCGAACAACAGCTTAAACCTGCTCAACTCAGCGCAGCGCTTAACTACATAAAACAAAGGCCAGAAATTAACGAGATTATATTAAGTGGAGGTGATCCGCTCAGCCTCTCTGATGCAAAACTCGAACAATTAATAAACAATCTAAATAACATTGAGACCCTAACCACGATTAGGATTCATACAAGAACCCCTGTTGTTCTTCCTGATCGAATTTGCTCGGAGTTATTGGAAACTATTGAGCGATCAAATAAAAAAATTGTTTTTGTACTACACATCAATCACCCAAACGAAATTGGGAAACGACTTGCCGATAAATTGACGCAATTAAAAAATGTCGGTGTTACGTTACTGAATCAGACGGTTTTACTTAAAGAAATCAACGATAGCGCCGATACATTGAAAAATTTAAGTCAAAAGCTTTGGGACACTGGCGTATTACCTTATTATTTACATCTTCTAGACCCAGTTCAGGGCGCCGCGCACTTTAATGTTTCTGAATCTGACGCCATTGAGATATGGCAAGCATTGCAAGCCGGTGTATCGGGCTACCTACTGCCTAGACTTGTACGTGAAATACCCAATCGACCATCAAAGACCTGGTTAAATAACAGCCAAGAGGGCTGA
- a CDS encoding HDOD domain-containing protein, protein MVNETKWLKRIQTLSLPAVLPVKSLPQANADLGDWIEIIREDPLLTIHLFRYANKMLASHDVSVKTLDHAVNLLGSTRLIALTGKVPRIEATNTSTKGLLNAIGDSLLAASLMRQWFEIRQIPWTEADYWVTLFYDLSIWVAWLLEPETMEGIEYQVQQGANRTKLIEKFYGMPLRDWNDKLCKLFQLPILVESEETSTQTDQRTQNFKQSALKFFLPFSHDLASTVRSTTWTGEPLQTLCRTGEVSLGLTHFQPMLKQWVANAAREYSLPQVALAARRLLAHQPPMQVAARVTSGFSEDDVNKALKLSRKPEAAPIVTSWPEAEEIETLKRTREKTPKPALERTNSTSPESDLSPRKVLDLNAQREIRRQFRNQKSWHSPVEVQESALFGLINGFAFKRVTVLEITDGFLQVFDSEGCQQSPLLRNLKMPIASSELLKEFTKKVSALWVNSSNKANASRKLPPTLLAAAEDESFFLRSFSIGGEVTMLLYADLKGSREPLNAYDYKLFREYCADWNTALNRLSQ, encoded by the coding sequence ATGGTTAATGAAACGAAATGGTTAAAACGAATTCAGACGTTGTCGCTTCCGGCCGTATTGCCTGTGAAGTCGTTGCCTCAGGCCAATGCTGATCTGGGTGACTGGATTGAAATTATCCGAGAAGACCCTCTATTAACAATTCATCTTTTCCGCTATGCCAATAAAATGCTCGCGAGTCACGATGTTTCTGTTAAAACGCTCGATCACGCTGTCAACTTACTGGGCTCAACACGCCTCATTGCATTAACTGGGAAAGTACCCAGAATTGAAGCGACTAATACCAGCACCAAAGGGCTGCTTAACGCTATTGGTGACAGCCTATTGGCCGCATCCCTTATGCGCCAATGGTTTGAAATAAGACAAATCCCTTGGACCGAAGCCGATTATTGGGTCACACTTTTTTACGATTTAAGTATTTGGGTTGCTTGGCTGTTAGAGCCAGAAACAATGGAAGGCATTGAATACCAAGTTCAGCAAGGTGCCAATAGAACCAAATTGATCGAGAAATTTTATGGCATGCCTCTGCGTGATTGGAACGACAAACTGTGTAAATTGTTCCAATTACCCATATTGGTTGAATCAGAAGAGACATCAACTCAGACCGATCAACGCACACAAAATTTCAAACAATCGGCTTTAAAATTCTTTTTACCTTTTAGTCACGACCTCGCTTCAACCGTAAGATCCACTACTTGGACAGGTGAGCCACTGCAAACACTTTGCAGAACTGGTGAAGTATCATTAGGGCTAACCCATTTCCAACCCATGCTGAAACAATGGGTGGCAAATGCCGCTCGAGAGTACAGCCTACCTCAAGTAGCGCTGGCGGCCCGAAGACTACTGGCACACCAACCGCCCATGCAAGTTGCGGCTCGTGTTACTTCTGGGTTTAGTGAGGATGATGTAAATAAAGCACTTAAACTATCTCGAAAGCCAGAAGCTGCCCCGATTGTAACAAGCTGGCCAGAAGCTGAAGAGATTGAAACACTCAAAAGAACCCGAGAAAAAACCCCGAAACCAGCCCTTGAAAGAACCAACAGTACGAGTCCAGAATCCGATTTATCCCCACGTAAAGTCCTTGATTTAAATGCTCAGCGCGAAATACGTCGACAATTTCGAAACCAAAAATCTTGGCACTCACCTGTTGAAGTTCAAGAAAGTGCTTTGTTTGGCCTAATCAATGGGTTTGCCTTTAAGCGGGTTACTGTTTTAGAAATTACAGACGGCTTTTTGCAAGTTTTTGACAGCGAAGGTTGTCAGCAGTCACCACTGCTTCGCAATTTAAAAATGCCCATTGCTTCTTCGGAGTTACTCAAAGAATTCACCAAAAAAGTGTCAGCGTTGTGGGTCAATAGCAGCAATAAGGCCAACGCATCACGAAAGTTGCCTCCTACTCTATTGGCAGCCGCCGAAGACGAATCTTTCTTTTTGCGTTCGTTCTCTATTGGTGGTGAAGTTACAATGCTGCTCTACGCCGATTTAAAAGGCAGCCGAGAACCTTTAAACGCATACGATTATAAACTTTTTCGCGAGTATTGCGCCGATTGGAATACCGCCCTAAATAGACTGAGCCAATGA
- the efp gene encoding elongation factor P has protein sequence MATYSTSEFRSGMKVLLDGDPCTIVDNEFVKPGKGQAFNRVKLKNLKTNRTWERTFKSGESIEAADVMDIDMEYLYSDGEFWHFMKTDGTFEQIGAEESALGDARDWLKEQEVFSVCLFNGAPIAVTPPNHIELEVVETDPGLKGDTATGGSKPAKLSSGAVVKVPLFICEGEIIRVDTRKAEYLSRAKS, from the coding sequence ATGGCTACATATTCTACCAGCGAATTTCGCTCAGGCATGAAAGTTTTACTCGATGGCGATCCTTGTACTATCGTCGACAACGAGTTTGTTAAACCAGGTAAAGGCCAGGCTTTTAACCGAGTTAAATTGAAGAACCTAAAAACGAATCGCACATGGGAGCGTACGTTTAAGTCAGGTGAAAGCATTGAAGCGGCCGATGTCATGGATATAGATATGGAATATCTCTATAGCGATGGCGAGTTTTGGCACTTTATGAAAACCGATGGAACTTTTGAGCAAATCGGCGCAGAAGAGTCAGCTTTAGGTGATGCGAGAGATTGGTTAAAAGAGCAAGAAGTGTTTTCAGTGTGCTTGTTTAACGGCGCTCCTATTGCAGTTACACCGCCTAACCATATCGAACTAGAAGTGGTTGAAACGGACCCAGGTTTAAAAGGGGATACGGCAACAGGCGGATCAAAACCTGCGAAATTATCTTCTGGTGCTGTAGTTAAAGTGCCATTGTTTATCTGTGAAGGTGAAATTATTCGTGTAGATACGCGTAAAGCCGAATACTTAAGCCGAGCAAAAAGCTAA
- a CDS encoding ProQ/FINO family protein, giving the protein MSELEVQNESQVTPVTEEVSAKQKADAKRQKEYLANRKALDELCELYPEVFNPKEPKPLQIGIHAAIAEDGKLSKTRIRRALNLYVRMRSYIACLKEGAERVTVGGTSTGTVTAEEAQHAAGKLAEIDKKRAARRPAKPAGRKPNKAHPSKAKKADAPKKQPAKANTSAKKEEFEGDSEARMAAKLAALVNKRSN; this is encoded by the coding sequence ATGTCTGAATTGGAAGTCCAAAACGAATCTCAAGTTACACCAGTAACGGAAGAGGTCTCAGCAAAACAAAAAGCTGATGCAAAGCGACAAAAAGAATACTTAGCGAACCGTAAAGCTCTAGATGAGTTATGCGAGCTTTATCCTGAAGTATTCAACCCTAAAGAGCCTAAACCCCTCCAAATAGGTATTCATGCCGCCATTGCTGAAGACGGAAAGCTTTCAAAGACTCGTATTCGTCGTGCGCTTAACCTGTATGTTCGCATGCGCAGTTACATTGCATGTTTAAAAGAAGGGGCTGAGCGTGTGACTGTTGGCGGTACGTCAACTGGTACAGTGACCGCAGAAGAAGCGCAACACGCAGCGGGTAAATTGGCTGAAATCGACAAGAAGCGAGCGGCTCGCCGCCCAGCAAAGCCAGCAGGCCGTAAGCCTAACAAGGCTCATCCCTCTAAAGCTAAAAAAGCCGATGCGCCGAAAAAACAGCCCGCTAAAGCCAATACTTCAGCTAAAAAAGAAGAATTTGAAGGCGATAGCGAAGCTAGAATGGCCGCTAAGTTAGCCGCTTTAGTTAATAAACGTTCAAATTAA
- the asd gene encoding archaetidylserine decarboxylase (Phosphatidylserine decarboxylase is synthesized as a single chain precursor. Generation of the pyruvoyl active site from a Ser is coupled to cleavage of a Gly-Ser bond between the larger (beta) and smaller (alpha chains). It is an integral membrane protein.) codes for MNLKNISFIASQYLLPHHLLSRVVGYFAESELTFIKKPLMQFFLDRFGIDLTEAKRENINEYKNFNDFFTRALKDGIRPIAGSNNEFISPVDGEISQFGLIEDQTLVQAKGKSFRVVDLLGGDSTQAQKFSGGEFATLYLSPKDYHRIHMPVSGKLVKTTFIPGKLFSVNQLTAQHVPNLFARNERLVCEFETEHGPVIMVLVGAMIVASIETVWSGIVAPFQRKISQHSFETKKLDFERGEEVGRFRLGSTVILLTQKDALNWHEDIAPGATVKLGQLLQADAN; via the coding sequence ATGAACTTAAAAAACATTTCATTTATTGCTAGCCAATACCTTTTACCCCATCACCTTTTATCCCGTGTGGTCGGGTATTTTGCTGAATCTGAATTGACCTTCATAAAAAAGCCGTTGATGCAATTTTTTCTGGATCGGTTTGGCATAGATTTAACCGAAGCAAAGCGTGAAAACATAAATGAATACAAAAACTTCAATGACTTTTTTACACGAGCCCTTAAAGATGGCATTCGGCCTATAGCTGGCTCGAATAATGAGTTTATTAGCCCTGTAGACGGTGAAATAAGCCAGTTTGGTCTTATTGAAGACCAAACATTAGTTCAAGCAAAAGGTAAAAGCTTTCGAGTTGTTGATTTACTGGGCGGCGATAGTACACAAGCCCAAAAATTCAGTGGTGGCGAGTTTGCGACTTTGTACTTATCACCGAAGGATTACCATAGAATTCACATGCCTGTGTCGGGAAAATTGGTTAAAACTACGTTTATTCCAGGCAAATTATTCAGTGTAAATCAACTAACCGCTCAGCACGTCCCTAATTTATTTGCGCGTAACGAACGACTAGTATGTGAATTCGAAACCGAACATGGCCCAGTCATTATGGTTTTAGTTGGCGCGATGATCGTAGCCAGCATAGAAACAGTTTGGTCTGGAATTGTTGCACCCTTTCAAAGGAAAATTAGCCAACACTCCTTCGAAACCAAAAAACTCGATTTTGAACGTGGCGAAGAAGTGGGTCGCTTTCGTTTAGGCAGTACCGTAATTTTACTGACACAAAAAGATGCCCTGAACTGGCATGAAGATATTGCTCCAGGAGCCACAGTTAAACTTGGGCAATTATTACAAGCTGACGCAAATTAA
- a CDS encoding acyl-CoA dehydrogenase C-terminal domain-containing protein, with translation MPTYKAPIRDMQFVMHEVFNSEQHYAKLGNEDATPDMVDAIMSEAAKFCEEVLAPLNKVGDQEGCTWVDGEVKTPTGFKEAYQQWVENGWPSLALPEEYGGQGLPDSMGSMVSAMVAEANWAWGMYPGLSHGAMNTLGMHGTDEQKETYLTKLVSGEWTGTMCLTEPHCGSDLGLLKSKAEPNSDGSYAISGTKIFISSGEHDMAENIVHIALARLPGAPEGTKGISLFIVPKFLPDGTRNEVQCGSIEHKMGIHGNSTCVMNFDKATGFLIGPENEGLRCMFTFMNFARLGTAEQGVASAELSFQGALEYARERLAMRSLTGPKAPEKAADPIIVHPDVRRMLMTQKSFAEGGRAMMTYATFLVDTVKLSKDEAEVKAANDMLSFLTPIAKAFLTEVGTEAANHGVQIYGGHGFIQEWGMEQIVRDNRISQLYEGTTGIQALDLLGRKILMSQGEALKGFTKIVHKFCKAEAENTELKGLVEKLATLNKEWGDVTMQVGMKAMQNREEVGGAAVDYLMYSGYISMGYFWLMMAKTAQEKLDAGTDEADFYKAKIATAKFYFDRILPRTESHRLMMMNGVESTMALDEDHFAF, from the coding sequence ATGCCAACATATAAAGCTCCCATTCGTGATATGCAATTCGTTATGCATGAAGTGTTTAATTCTGAACAACACTATGCAAAGTTGGGAAATGAAGATGCAACTCCAGATATGGTCGATGCGATCATGTCAGAAGCCGCAAAATTTTGTGAAGAAGTGCTAGCGCCTTTAAACAAAGTCGGCGATCAAGAAGGGTGTACGTGGGTAGACGGTGAAGTTAAAACACCGACTGGCTTTAAAGAAGCTTACCAGCAGTGGGTAGAAAATGGCTGGCCATCTCTAGCATTACCTGAAGAGTACGGTGGTCAAGGCTTACCTGATTCTATGGGCAGCATGGTTTCGGCTATGGTAGCCGAAGCAAACTGGGCTTGGGGTATGTACCCTGGCTTGTCACACGGTGCAATGAATACGTTAGGAATGCACGGTACCGATGAGCAAAAAGAAACCTATTTAACTAAGTTAGTTTCAGGTGAGTGGACAGGCACTATGTGCTTAACCGAACCGCATTGTGGATCTGACTTAGGTTTATTAAAATCAAAAGCTGAGCCAAACAGCGATGGTTCATACGCTATTTCGGGTACTAAAATCTTTATTTCTTCTGGCGAACACGACATGGCCGAAAACATCGTGCATATTGCATTAGCACGTTTGCCTGGCGCGCCAGAAGGTACAAAAGGTATATCATTGTTCATCGTACCTAAGTTCTTACCTGATGGTACCCGCAATGAAGTTCAGTGTGGTTCTATTGAGCACAAAATGGGTATTCACGGTAACTCAACCTGCGTAATGAACTTCGATAAAGCCACTGGATTCTTAATTGGTCCAGAAAATGAAGGCTTACGCTGCATGTTCACCTTCATGAACTTTGCACGTTTAGGTACGGCCGAGCAAGGTGTGGCTTCTGCAGAATTATCTTTCCAAGGCGCACTTGAGTATGCACGTGAGCGTTTGGCTATGCGTTCTTTGACTGGCCCTAAAGCGCCCGAAAAAGCAGCCGACCCTATTATTGTTCACCCAGATGTTCGACGCATGTTGATGACGCAAAAGTCATTCGCGGAAGGCGGTCGTGCAATGATGACGTATGCCACTTTCTTAGTTGACACCGTTAAGCTGTCGAAAGACGAAGCTGAAGTGAAAGCCGCTAACGATATGCTTTCTTTCTTAACGCCAATTGCTAAAGCATTCCTAACCGAAGTGGGTACAGAAGCTGCGAACCACGGTGTACAAATTTACGGCGGTCATGGTTTCATTCAAGAATGGGGCATGGAGCAAATTGTACGTGATAACCGTATTTCTCAGTTGTACGAAGGTACTACAGGCATTCAAGCACTTGACCTTCTAGGCCGTAAAATCTTAATGTCACAAGGCGAGGCGCTTAAAGGTTTCACTAAAATTGTTCACAAATTCTGTAAAGCAGAAGCTGAAAACACTGAGTTGAAAGGCTTGGTTGAGAAGCTAGCGACACTGAATAAAGAGTGGGGCGATGTGACTATGCAAGTTGGCATGAAAGCTATGCAGAACCGTGAAGAAGTTGGTGGCGCTGCTGTCGATTACTTGATGTACTCTGGTTATATTTCAATGGGTTACTTCTGGTTGATGATGGCGAAAACAGCACAAGAAAAGCTGGATGCAGGTACGGATGAAGCGGATTTCTATAAAGCGAAAATCGCTACCGCTAAATTCTACTTTGATCGTATTTTGCCACGTACAGAGTCTCATCGTTTGATGATGATGAATGGCGTAGAAAGCACCATGGCATTAGACGAAGATCACTTCGCTTTTTAA